From Pongo pygmaeus isolate AG05252 chromosome 1, NHGRI_mPonPyg2-v2.0_pri, whole genome shotgun sequence, one genomic window encodes:
- the ZBTB17 gene encoding zinc finger and BTB domain-containing protein 17 isoform X1, with product MDFPQHSQHVLEQLNQQRQLGLLCDCTFVVDGVHFKAHKAVLAACSEYFKMLFVDQKDVVHLDISNAAGLGQVLEFMYTAKLSLSPENVDDVLAVATFLQMQDIITACHALKSLAEPATSPGGNAEALATEGGDKRAKEEKAATSTLSRLEQAGRSAPTGPSRDLKEERGGQAQSAASGAEQTEKADAPREPLPVELKPDPTSGMAAAEAEAALSESSEQEMEVEPARKGEEEQEEQEEEGAGPAEVKEEGSHLQNGEAPEENENEESAGTDSGQELGSEARGLRSGTYGDRTESKAYGSVIHKCEDCGKEFTHTGNFKRHIRIHTGEKPFSCRECSKAFSDPAACKAHEKTHSPLKPYGCEECGKSYRLISLLNLHKKRHSGEARYRCEDCGKLFTTSGNLKRHQLVHSGEKPYQCDYCGRSFSDPTSKMRHLETHDTDKEHKCPHCDKKFNQVGNLKAHLKIHIADGPLKCRECGKQFTTSGNLKRHLRIHSGEKPYVCIHCQRQFADPGALQRHVRIHTGEKPCQCVMCGKAFTQASSLIAHVRQHTGEKPYVCERCGKRFVQSSQLANHIRHHDNIRPHKCSVCSKAFVNVGDLSKHIIIHTGEKPYLCDKCGRGFNRVDNLRSHVKTVHQGKAGIKILEPEEGSEVSVVTVDDMVTLATEALAATAVTQLTGPATLPAVVPVGAAVTADETEVLKAEISKAVKQVQEEDPNTHILYACDSCGDKFLDANSLAQHVRIHTAQALVMFQTDADFYQQYGPGGTWPAGQVLQAGELVFRPRDGAEGQPALAETSPTAPECPPPAE from the exons ATGGACTTTCCCCAGCACAGCCAGCACGTCTTGGAACAGCTGAACCAGCAGCGGCAGCTGGGGCTTCTCTGTGACTGCACCTTTGTGGTGGACGGTGTTCACTTTAAGGCTCATAAAGCAGTGCTGGCGGCCTGCAGCGAGTACTTCAAGATGCTCTTCGTGGACCAGAAGGACGTGGTGCACCTGGACATCAGTAACGCGGCAG GCCTGGGGCAGGTGCTGGAGTTTATGTACACGGCCAAGCTGAGCCTGAGCCCTGAGAACGTGGATGATGTGCTGGCCGTGGCCACTTTCCTCCAAATGCAGGACATCATCACGGCCTGCCATGCCCTCAAGTCACTTGCTGAGCCGGCTACCAGCCCTGGGGGAAATGCGGAGGCCTTGGCCACAGAAG GAGGGGACAAGAGAGCCAAAGAGGAGAAGGCGGCCACCAGCACACTAAGCAGGCTGGAGCAGGCGGGACGCAGTGCACCCACAGGCCCCAGCAGGGACCTCAAGGAGGAGCGCGGCGGTCAGGCCCAGAGTGCGGCCAGCG GTGCAGAGCAGACAGAGAAAGCCGATGCGCCCCGGGAGCCGCTGCCTGTGGAGCTCAAGCCAGACCCCACGAGTGGCATGGCTGCCGCAGAAGCTGAGGCTGCTTTGTCCGAGAGCTCGGAGCAAG AAATGGAGGTGGAGCCCGCCCGGAAAGGGGAAGAGGAGCAAGAGGAGCAAGAGGAGGAGGGCGCAGGGCCAGCTGAGGTCAAGGAGGAGGGTTCCCATCTGCAGAACGGAGAGGCCCCCGAGGAGAACGAGAACGAGGAGTCAGCGGGCACAGACTCGGGGCAGGAGCTCGGCTCCGAGGCCCGGGGCCTGCGCTCAGGCACCTACGGCGACCGCACGGAGTCCAAGGCCTACGGCTCCGTCATCCACAAGTGCGAG GACTGTGGGAAGGAGTTCACGCACACGGGGAACTTCAAGCGGCACATCCGCATCCATACGGGGGAGAAGCCCTTCTCGTGCCGGGAGTGCAGCAAGGCCTTTTCCGACCCGGCCGCGTGCAAGGCCCATGAGAAGACGCACAG CCCTCTGAAGCCGTACGGCTGCGAGGAGTGCGGGAAGAGCTACCGCCTCATCAGCCTGCTCAACCTGCACAAGAAGCGGCACTCGGGCGAGGCGCGCTACCGCTGCGAGGACTGCGGCAAGCTCTTCACCACCTCGGGCAACCTCAAGCGCCACCAGCTGGTGCACAGCGGCGAGAAGCCCTACCAGTGCGACTACTGCGGCCGCTCCTTCTCCGACCCCACTTCCAAGATGCGCCACCTGGAGACCCACGACACGGACAAGGAGCACAAGTGCCCACACTGCGACAAGAAGTTCAACCAG GTAGGGAACCTGAAGGCCCACCTGAAGATCCACATCGCTGACGGGCCCCTCAAGTGCCGAGAGTGTGGGAAGCAGTTCACCACCTCAG GGAACCTGAAGCGGCACCTTCGGATCCACAGCGGGGAGAAACCCTACGTGTGCATCCACTGCCAGCGACAGTTTGCAGACCCCGGCGCTCTGCAGCGGCACGTCCGCATTCACACAG GTGAGAAGCCGTGCCAGTGTGTGATGTGCGGTAAGGCCTTCACCCAGGCCAGCTCCCTCATCGCCCACGTGCGCCAGCACACCGGGGAGAAGCCCTACGTCTGCGAGCGCTGCGGCAAGAG ATTCGTCCAGTCCAGCCAGTTGGCCAATCATATTCGCCACCACGACAACATCCGCCCACACAAGTGCAGCGTGTGCAGCAAGGCCTTCGTGAACGTGGGGGACCTGTCCAAGCACATCATCATTCACACTG GAGAGAAGCCTTACCTGTGTGATAAGTGTGGGCGTGGCTTCAACCGGGTAGACAACCTGCGCTCCCACGTGAAGACCGTGCACCAGGGCAAGGCAGGCATCAAGATCCTGGAGCCCGAGGAGGGCAGTGAGGTCAGCGTGGTCACTGTGGATGACATGGTCACGCTGGCCACCGAGGCACTGGCAGCAACAGCCGTCACTCAGCTCACAG GCCCTGCGACTCTGCCCGCAGTGGTGCCAGTGGGAGCTGCAGTGACAGCCGATGAGACGGAAGTCCTGAAGGCCGAGATCAGCAAAGCTGTGAAGCAAGTACAGGAAGAAG ACCCCAACACTCACATCCTCTACGCCTGTGACTCCTGTGGGGACAAGTTTCTGGATGCCAACAGCCTGGCTCAGCACGTGCGAATCCACACAGCCCAGGCACTGGTCATGTTCCAGACAGACGCGGACTTCTATCAGCAGTATGGGCCAGGTGGCACGTGGCCTGCCGGGCAGGTGCTGCAGGCTGGGGAGCTGGTCTTCCGCCCTCGGGACGGGGCCGAGGGCCAGCCCGCACTGGCAGAGACCTCCCCTACAGCTCCTGAATGTCCCCCGCCTGCCGAGTGA
- the ZBTB17 gene encoding zinc finger and BTB domain-containing protein 17 isoform X2 — translation MDFPQHSQHVLEQLNQQRQLGLLCDCTFVVDGVHFKAHKAVLAACSEYFKMLFVDQKDVVHLDISNAAGLGQVLEFMYTAKLSLSPENVDDVLAVATFLQMQDIITACHALKSLAEPATSPGGNAEALATEGGDKRAKEEKAATSTLSRLEQAGRSAPTGPSRDLKEERGGQAQSAASGAEQTEKADAPREPLPVELKPDPTSGMAAAEAEAALSESSEQEMEVEPARKGEEEQEEQEEEGAGPAEVKEEGSHLQNGEAPEENENEESAGTDSGQELGSEARGLRSGTYGDRTESKAYGSVIHKCEDCGKEFTHTGNFKRHIRIHTGEKPFSCRECSKAFSDPAACKAHEKTHSPLKPYGCEECGKSYRLISLLNLHKKRHSGEARYRCEDCGKLFTTSGNLKRHQLVHSGEKPYQCDYCGRSFSDPTSKMRHLETHDTDKEHKCPHCDKKFNQVGNLKAHLKIHIADGPLKCRECGKQFTTSGNLKRHLRIHSGEKPYVCIHCQRQFADPGALQRHVRIHTGEKPCQCVMCGKAFTQASSLIAHVRQHTGEKPYVCERCGKRFVQSSQLANHIRHHDNIRPHKCSVCSKAFVNVGDLSKHIIIHTGEKPYLCDKCGRGFNRVDNLRSHVKTVHQGKAGIKILEPEEGSEVSVVTVDDMVTLATEALAATAVTQLTVVPVGAAVTADETEVLKAEISKAVKQVQEEDPNTHILYACDSCGDKFLDANSLAQHVRIHTAQALVMFQTDADFYQQYGPGGTWPAGQVLQAGELVFRPRDGAEGQPALAETSPTAPECPPPAE, via the exons ATGGACTTTCCCCAGCACAGCCAGCACGTCTTGGAACAGCTGAACCAGCAGCGGCAGCTGGGGCTTCTCTGTGACTGCACCTTTGTGGTGGACGGTGTTCACTTTAAGGCTCATAAAGCAGTGCTGGCGGCCTGCAGCGAGTACTTCAAGATGCTCTTCGTGGACCAGAAGGACGTGGTGCACCTGGACATCAGTAACGCGGCAG GCCTGGGGCAGGTGCTGGAGTTTATGTACACGGCCAAGCTGAGCCTGAGCCCTGAGAACGTGGATGATGTGCTGGCCGTGGCCACTTTCCTCCAAATGCAGGACATCATCACGGCCTGCCATGCCCTCAAGTCACTTGCTGAGCCGGCTACCAGCCCTGGGGGAAATGCGGAGGCCTTGGCCACAGAAG GAGGGGACAAGAGAGCCAAAGAGGAGAAGGCGGCCACCAGCACACTAAGCAGGCTGGAGCAGGCGGGACGCAGTGCACCCACAGGCCCCAGCAGGGACCTCAAGGAGGAGCGCGGCGGTCAGGCCCAGAGTGCGGCCAGCG GTGCAGAGCAGACAGAGAAAGCCGATGCGCCCCGGGAGCCGCTGCCTGTGGAGCTCAAGCCAGACCCCACGAGTGGCATGGCTGCCGCAGAAGCTGAGGCTGCTTTGTCCGAGAGCTCGGAGCAAG AAATGGAGGTGGAGCCCGCCCGGAAAGGGGAAGAGGAGCAAGAGGAGCAAGAGGAGGAGGGCGCAGGGCCAGCTGAGGTCAAGGAGGAGGGTTCCCATCTGCAGAACGGAGAGGCCCCCGAGGAGAACGAGAACGAGGAGTCAGCGGGCACAGACTCGGGGCAGGAGCTCGGCTCCGAGGCCCGGGGCCTGCGCTCAGGCACCTACGGCGACCGCACGGAGTCCAAGGCCTACGGCTCCGTCATCCACAAGTGCGAG GACTGTGGGAAGGAGTTCACGCACACGGGGAACTTCAAGCGGCACATCCGCATCCATACGGGGGAGAAGCCCTTCTCGTGCCGGGAGTGCAGCAAGGCCTTTTCCGACCCGGCCGCGTGCAAGGCCCATGAGAAGACGCACAG CCCTCTGAAGCCGTACGGCTGCGAGGAGTGCGGGAAGAGCTACCGCCTCATCAGCCTGCTCAACCTGCACAAGAAGCGGCACTCGGGCGAGGCGCGCTACCGCTGCGAGGACTGCGGCAAGCTCTTCACCACCTCGGGCAACCTCAAGCGCCACCAGCTGGTGCACAGCGGCGAGAAGCCCTACCAGTGCGACTACTGCGGCCGCTCCTTCTCCGACCCCACTTCCAAGATGCGCCACCTGGAGACCCACGACACGGACAAGGAGCACAAGTGCCCACACTGCGACAAGAAGTTCAACCAG GTAGGGAACCTGAAGGCCCACCTGAAGATCCACATCGCTGACGGGCCCCTCAAGTGCCGAGAGTGTGGGAAGCAGTTCACCACCTCAG GGAACCTGAAGCGGCACCTTCGGATCCACAGCGGGGAGAAACCCTACGTGTGCATCCACTGCCAGCGACAGTTTGCAGACCCCGGCGCTCTGCAGCGGCACGTCCGCATTCACACAG GTGAGAAGCCGTGCCAGTGTGTGATGTGCGGTAAGGCCTTCACCCAGGCCAGCTCCCTCATCGCCCACGTGCGCCAGCACACCGGGGAGAAGCCCTACGTCTGCGAGCGCTGCGGCAAGAG ATTCGTCCAGTCCAGCCAGTTGGCCAATCATATTCGCCACCACGACAACATCCGCCCACACAAGTGCAGCGTGTGCAGCAAGGCCTTCGTGAACGTGGGGGACCTGTCCAAGCACATCATCATTCACACTG GAGAGAAGCCTTACCTGTGTGATAAGTGTGGGCGTGGCTTCAACCGGGTAGACAACCTGCGCTCCCACGTGAAGACCGTGCACCAGGGCAAGGCAGGCATCAAGATCCTGGAGCCCGAGGAGGGCAGTGAGGTCAGCGTGGTCACTGTGGATGACATGGTCACGCTGGCCACCGAGGCACTGGCAGCAACAGCCGTCACTCAGCTCACAG TGGTGCCAGTGGGAGCTGCAGTGACAGCCGATGAGACGGAAGTCCTGAAGGCCGAGATCAGCAAAGCTGTGAAGCAAGTACAGGAAGAAG ACCCCAACACTCACATCCTCTACGCCTGTGACTCCTGTGGGGACAAGTTTCTGGATGCCAACAGCCTGGCTCAGCACGTGCGAATCCACACAGCCCAGGCACTGGTCATGTTCCAGACAGACGCGGACTTCTATCAGCAGTATGGGCCAGGTGGCACGTGGCCTGCCGGGCAGGTGCTGCAGGCTGGGGAGCTGGTCTTCCGCCCTCGGGACGGGGCCGAGGGCCAGCCCGCACTGGCAGAGACCTCCCCTACAGCTCCTGAATGTCCCCCGCCTGCCGAGTGA